The nucleotide sequence TCGCCTTTCACAATATTGCTTTATGGAAGTGTGGGATGGGAACCAAGCCGGTATTGTGAAATACCTAACAGTTCACATAAAAAACGTTGCCTTTTGCATGGCTTTCTTTTAGTAGAGAGAATGTAAATGGTCAAGTATTTAAAATGTATATGGCGGTTGACCGCAAGCAATCAGTGTGGTAGACAGGAATTCTGATTCCAACCATCTATCCATGGGTTTTGCACAATCGTATTCCAGATGAATTGAAAGGAGAAACCTGGTATGGCAGAACAAGGCATTTACAAAAACCCCATCTTTCTTAACTCCGTGACGCACAAATCGGTCAAAGTGGCCCCGGTGAAAGATTACTCTTTTGCATCCAAACTGAACTCCGTTGTGATCGTAGGACAGGAGTTCCTGGAAGCCGCTAAATTTTTTCCGGTTGTTTTCACGCGTGCGGGGGAAGATCAGATAGTTCCTGTGGCTATTCTTGGGTTGCGTAACGAAGAAAACCTGTTTGTGGGCAAGGATGGCAAATGGAAAGAGGGGTCTTACATGCCTGCCTATTTCCGCCGTTATCCTTTTGTCCTGGCTTCCAACGTGGGCGAAGACGCCTCCTACGCCGTTTGCGTGGACTCGAACTTCGAGGGCTTCGGCAAAAGCGAAGGCATGGCCCTGTTTGACGACGACGGCAAACAAACCGACGAGTTCAAAAGAGTGGTGCAGTTCCTTCAAAATTACCAGGTGCAGCACGAGGCCACCAAAGAAATGGTCAAGCTGCTCCAGGAATATGAACTGTTCAAAGACGTTTCCGCTAACATCACCCTGCCCAAGGGCGAAAAAATCGGGTTCGGCCGCCTGCTGATGGTGGACGAAATGGGAATTTTCAACCTGGACGACGAAAAAATCGTCAACCTGGTCCGCACCGGCTACCTGGCCTGGATCTATTCCCACCTGTACTCCCTGTCCAATTTCAGAAGCCTCATGGGCATGATCAAATAAGACAGGTTTACAGCCAGTAAAGAATCAAAGGCAGTCCTGCCGGGCGTCTACCCCCGGCTTGACTGCCTTTTTTTTGCGCGGATAAATTGGACCGTTGTTTTCCTCGTTCCCATGCTTTGCGTGGGAATGCATACCATAACTATTTGAAACCCAAATAATTTCAAACAGATGCCACTCGACTTGAAGCCCTTAACGCACAAAATGTAAAATCAGCTATTGCGCTCCATTTCGATGAACGCCTTGATTTCGTTCAATACGAAGTATTTTTTCAAGGCCCGGGCCAATTCCTCCTGGCTGGCGGCCTTGCCCGTGACTTCCTCCATAAATTGCATGGCGAAGTCCAGGGCGTCGTTCAGTTCCTTTTCCAATTTTTCCGGCATGCTGTTCTGTCTCCCGATTTTTGTTGCTGACGGCCCGGCCTTAGTCATCCGCACCGTTCATTTTTTTTCTAAGCATATCCAGGCGAATCCGGTGCCTGTCCGCATCCGGATTCAAACGCACCGCCTGGGTGTATTGCACCAGAGCTTCGCTGTTTCTGCCCAGCCGTTCCAGGGCCAGGGCCAGATTGTAGTGGGCGAAGGCGAATTCCGGGTCCAGGCGAATGGCTTCCCGGAAATAAGGAATAGATACATTCTCCCGGCCCTGGTTGTAAAGAGTGGTTCCCGCATTATAAAAGGCCATGGACGTCATTTGATTTTTAAACGGCAAAGGCTGATTGACCAGCAGGGCTATAACAAGCGCCGACGCCAGACAAAGCGCAAGCTGCTTAATGCGCCAAGCCATGAGCATCGGCGCCGCCCCGGCCAATCCCGCCCCTGCGAATATGGCCAGAATAGGGATAATCGGCGCCCTGTACCGGGCGAACACATAAAACAAAATGGTGGAGGCGAAAAAACCCGCCGCCGAAACATATAGCAGGCCCAGGCTTTTCTTGTCCCGAATGGCGACGCATACTCCGAAAACCGCCAGGGGCAGCAGTATTCCAAAATGAAAATTTTCGGCAATGGCTCCCAGAATGCGGGAATGCTTCTCGTAGATGTACTGGCATTCGGTGTCCGGCAGTTCGGTTGCGTTCCAGAACAGCCAGGATTTTTGCAGCATAAGCGCGGCCCAATGGCCGGGGCTGGACAGGATGAAGTCCAAAGCCTTTCCTGTCCAATAACGGGAAACCTGGGCCGGAGTCAGCTCCCGCCCTTCGGCCTCCTGGGCGAGGCGGGTTGCGTCCTCCCGTTCGAACTCGGTCATGCCCCGGCCTTCCACCAGAGGCATGTACATGCCGTTGGCCTCTGGATTGTTGCCTATGTAAAAATTGGGGCCGAACTGGGAGGTTGTAATAAAAAACCGCCCGCCCACTACCTGGTTTCTGACGCCTACCGGTATAAGGATCAGGGCTGTCCCAAGAAAAAACGCAAGCGCCCAGGACAAGCGTTTTCTCCTTGATTGATCCCCATAGCCCCAAAAGATCCACAGGCCCGCCAGAAAAACCAGCAGCAACGCATTTTCCCTCACAAGGCACAGCAGGCCCAAACAAACGCCGCTTGCAAGCCATACAAAACGGGACGGGGCGTCTTTCCCTTTCCCTGCAATGTATAGAAACAGCGCCGTAAAAAAGAGGGCCAGTACAGTCTTCTGGATGAGTACGTCAAAATAAACGGCCGGAGGGTAAAGGGCCATAAGAAAGCCCGCAACCGCTCCGGCATTGAGGGAAAAATAACGTTTTCCCGCCGCGGCGGTCAGGACGCAGGTTATGCTTCCGATCGCCGCCTGGATAAGGCGGACCGTGAAGAGGTCCGGCCCGAAAATCCGATAAACCGCCCCCAGAAAATAAGGATACAACGGGGCCTGGTAAAACACCTTGTCCCCCAGCCAGTCCCCTCCGGCGATCTCCCTGGCCCAGGCGTCATAGGACGCCGCATCGTTCATAAGCAGAGAAAACAAGGGCGTCCGGGAGATTTCCAGGCAGTAAAACAGCCGCACCAAAAAGGCCGTTGCAAAGACGGCCCCCAAAAGCGCCATCCAGCCTCGCCGCCCTCCCCCGCCGTTTGCGGATATCCCCCGATGCCCGGCGTCTTCCAAAAATCTACTCTCCGATAATCTTGACCAACACCCGTTTTCTGCGGCGGCCGTCAAACTCTCCGTAGAAAATCTGCTCCCAGGTTCCCAGGTCCAACAAGCCGTCCGTGATGGCCACCACCACCTCGCGGCCCATGATCTGGCGCTTCATGTGGGCGTCCGCGTTATCCTCGCCCACGTTATGGCGGTACTGCTCCACGGGAGCGTGGGGCGCCAATTTTTCCAGCCACACCTCGTAGTCATGATGCAGGCCGGATTCGTCGTCGTTGATGAAAACCGAGGCCGTGATGTGCATGGCGTTGCACAAAACCAGGCCTTCCCGGATGCCGCTGTCAGCCACGCATTCCTGGACCGTGCGGGTGATGTTGACAAATCCCCGGCGGGCGGGGATTTCAAACCATAATTCCTTGCGATACGATTTCATGTATTCCTCCCGTGCTATGATGCAATCATGCTCCAGGCATAGAGGTTTTGCTTGTCTATTGCAACGGGTTCTTTATACGGCGGGCGATCTCCAGGGCTTTTTGGGCCTCCAAAAAATCCGGTTTGGCCGCCAGGGCCTTTTCCAGATAAGCCTGCGCCCGGGCTCCGTCGCCCAGGGCCAGCAGCATGAGCCCGTAATTGTAATTGACTCCGGGATTATCCGGGGCTGAGACTGTCAAGATCTTCATGAGGGCCGCGCCTTCGGTCCGGTATCCGGCGTGGAATAAAGCCTGAGCCTTGCCGTACAGAACCGCCGGGTTGTCCGAGTCCAGCAGCAAGGCCTGGTCGTACAACCCAAGCGCTTGGCGATACTCGCCCAAATCCTCCAAAACCTGGGCGAAAACCAAATGCACTTCCAGGCTTTGCGGCATGAAAGCCAAGGCATTTTCGAAAAAAACCCGGGCTTTTTCAGGATGGCCCTTTGCAGCCAGCAATTTGGCCAGCATCAGGTTGGCCCGCCCCCAGTCCGGGTCGGACGCCGTCGCCCAGGCAAAATGCCTTAACGCACAATGCCGGTCATTCAAACGCAAACAGGCCATGCCCGCGTTCCAGTGCCCCAGAGCGTTGACGGGATCCAGGCTCAAAGCCTTTTCCGCCAGGGCTTTCGCTTGGGCGTAGTCTCCCGCGGCGAATGCGGCCTGGCTCAGGTTGTTCCAGGCTTCCGGGTAATCCGGCTGAATGGCCGCAGCCTGCCTGAAATGCTCCACAGCCTCATCCAGCTTCCCCTGCCCCGCCAGGATGGCGCCCAGGTCGTTGTGGGCCTGATAGGAGTGGGGGTTGATTTCCAGAGTGCGCTCCCACAGGGTCTGGGAATCCTTAAACAGCAGGGTTTGATTCCAGGTCAACACGCAGAGCCCGGTAATAATCAAACCGGATAAAATCGCCGCAGGAACGGGGCTCCTTTTATAAAGCCGGACGGCCGCCGCCCCAACCAAAGCCAAAAGCCCTATGCAGGCCAGATACTGGAAATGGTCCGCCACATAAGAATAGCGAAAAGGATAAACCCGAAAAAAGCCCAAAGCGGGAAAAAGCCCAATCAGATAAAACAGCATTCCGGCGAAGGGCCCGCGGGATATGCGCTTCCTAAGACGCCAAAGAAGGCCGGTAAGCAAAATCATCCCTGCAGGGTATAGATACAAAACCCACCTGGACGCGTCCAGGTTCCACCTGGGATAGTTGAAGGCCAGATTGACCGGCGCCAGCAGCTTGAGGGCGTAAAACCAGGACGAGCGGCCGGCCAGGATGATTTTCTGCGCCGGACTCAAGGCCCAATCCTCGCCCCAGGCGCCCACGTGATGCACCTCCAGCCAAGCTGTGTGCAGCCCGAAAATTAGGCCGAGGGCGATAAAAGGCGCCAGGCAGGCCGACTCCTTTAAGGAGACCCGGCCTCGCTTGAACCACAGGACAACCATCACGGCCAGAGGCAGGGTCGCCGAGGTGGTTTTGCTTAACAGCGCGCAGACGTAAAGGACGAGCCCCGCCCAATACCATGGAGACGATGGGGCTTCATCGCCGGAGGGAAAAAAATATCGCAGCAAACACAAGCCCGAGCCCAAATAAAACACGCCGGACAGGACGTTCTTGCGCTCCGTAATCCAGGCCACGGTTTCCACCTGAACCGGATGCACGGCGAACAAGAGCGCGGCCAGCCACGCTCCGGGAATCTGCAGCAGAAAAAGCGCCCGCCACAAAAGCAGGGCCGCCAGGATGTGCAGGCACAGGTTTACTGCATGGTATCCTAACGGGTTGAATCCCCAAAGGTTGTGCTCCAACCGGTACAGGGTGTGAACCAGGGGGTAATATTGGGGCGTGGCTTCCCTATCAAACCAGATGCGGGACAGGCCGTCATGTGCGGTCAGCGCGGGATTGGCGGTCACGTAGTGGTCGTCGTCCCAGATAAATCCCCCGTGCAAGGCGGGATAAAAGGCCCCAAACACGATAATCGCCAGAACAAATCCGAAAAAGGTACTCCGCCGGGTCAGGCTCATTTACCCCCCATTGGCCATAGCCTGAGTTCCTTTGCGATGATGGAAAAAATTCTTGTGAAACAATAGTAACATAGGGCGCCGGGTTTATCCAGGCCGATTTTCGCCGATTTTCGTTGAGAAGTCAGGCCGTAAGGAGTATGCTAAGGGCCGAAATCTTTCCTTCGCCGACGGAAGCAACATGGACAAGATCATCATACGAGCAGACAAAAAGTACCGAAACCGCATGCTTCGGTATCTGTTTTTAGGGATAGCCGTGGGCGGGCTCATTGCCTTTGCGTTCATGCCGTCCCTGCTGGAATTCGCGGGAAGGACCGGAGACCGCCCCCAGATGATCATGCACGTGCTGTTCGGGGGCCTGATGGTTTTATTCCTCACCCTGTTTCCCTTGGGCTTGTACCTCATGGCCGTGGGCAAGCTCACCCTGACCTACGGCAGATTTCCGCCTCCGGGCATCCGGGTGATCCGGGACACGGTCCTGATTCAGGGGCGCGACGCCTTGCAACGGGGCAGGATCATCATTTTTTCATCTTTTATGCTCATGGGATTGGGCTTGTGGGGCATTGTGAAGGTGTACCGGCTGGCCCTTGCCATGCTTGTCTGATCTTGTTTGGAAAAACCCGCAATTGCCGATTGACAATCCTCGCCCCTCTGCCTACAATTAAAAATTCAGGTCCGGTTGAGAGGAAACCCGTCTCCCGGCCCGGGCGGCTCCATCGCCGCTCAACCCATGGAAGAAACAGCCGGCAGGAGGCTTATTAGATGGTTAAAGACACCTATTCAAAAATGCTCATTCTTCGATTTCCCAAAGGCCGGGCCGACAGCCCGGTGGTGTGCAACCTGGCCAGGGAGTACGATCTGACCTTCAACATCCTCAACGCCACCATATACCCCCGCAAGGAAGGGGTGATGGTTCTCCAGCTCTTTGGAACCCCCCAGAATTTCGAACGGGGCATGGCCTATTTGAAGCAGGAAGGGATCAAGGTCCAAAAGACGGAAGAGGAAATCGGCCGGAACGAAGATGTATGCACCCACTGCGGAACCTGCACGGCGGTCTGCCCCACGGGCGCCTTGTCCGTCTCCCGGCCGGACATGCACGTGGTTTTTGACCAGGAAAAATGCAGCGTATGCAAGCTGTGCGTGCGGGTCTGCCCGCCCAGAGCCATGAATCTGCATCCCGTAGACGATTTGTTGCCTGAAGTGTAGGGCCTCCCATGGCTTCCCGGATCGCCATAGCCATGAGCGGAGGCGTGGACTCCATGATCTCCGCTTATCTGCTTAAGCAGACATGCCGGGATATGGTGGGAATCCATTTCATCACGGGATTTGAAAACGAGGGCGCCCCTCCCGGCCCGGACGGAGTTCCCGAGCCGCTGGCCCGGGCATCAAAGGAACTGGACCTTCCCATAGAAGTCGTCAATCTGCAGGAGGAATTTCACACCCACGTTGTAGCCCCCTTTGTGGATACCTATCTCAAGGGCCGCACGCCCAACCCCTGCATGGTATGCAACCGAACCGTCAAGTTCGGCGCCCTCCTGGACGCCGCCCGCAACCGCTTTAACGCAGAAAAAATCGCCACCGGGCATTACGCACGAGTATGCCCGGATTCCGCCGGCCGCTTTCGTCTTGTCAAGGGCGCGGACCTTAAAAAGGACCAGTCCTATTTTCTGGGCTTTCTCTCCCAGGCCCAACTGGGCGCAGCCGTTTTTCCACTCGGTGAATTCACCAAAGACCAGATCCGCGAAAAAGCAGTGGAACTGGGCCTGGACAAATACACCAAACCCGAAAGCCAGGAGACCTGCTTTATCGCAGACGACAGATACCGGGACTTTTTGCAGAATCAGCCGGGCTTTCCATCCAGGCCGGGCGACGTGGTGAACGTCCAGGGCGAGGTCATAGGCAGGCACCAGGGCGTTTTCGCCTTTACAATCGGACAGCGCAGGGGCATTAACATCCCGGCCTCCGAGGCCTATTACGTCCAGGCAATCGATCCCGCCGCCAATCGCATTACCGTCTGCTTTAAAAGCGGCCTGCTGTCCCGCGGGGTGCACGTTACAGGCGTCAACTGGATCGTCCCTCCCCAAAAAAACGCATTTGAGGCGGCGACGCGGATTCGATACAGACACAAAGAAGCGGCCTCCGCCATCGAAGTTTTGGAGGACGGAACCGTCAACGTGTGGTTTGACGAACCTCAATCAGCCGTCACTCCCGGCCAGGGCGCGGTGTTCTACCAGGAAGACGAAGTTTTAGGCGCCGGATGGATCGACAAGCCGCTAAACCAATAAACGGACCAAGAGCTCTTATGCCGAAGACATTTTACATAAACACCTTGGGCTGCAAGGTGAACCAATACGAGTCGGACAACCTGGCCTGCATTCTGGAGAAAGCCGGGATGACGCGGGTGGGCGAGAAGCAGAAAGCCGATGTGGTGGTGGTGAACACCTGCACCGTCACCCATAAAGCCTCTACGCAGTCCAGACAGGCGCTCAGACAGGCCATCAAGGCCCACAAAGGGGCGTTGGTGCTTGCAACCGGGTGCTACGCTCAAAGCGAGCCTGAGGCCCTTGAAAGCATCAAGGGGGTTTCCTTTGTGGTGGACAACACCCAAAGGCATCTCATCCCTCAAATCATAGAAAAGGAAAGCCCTCGCAAATCCGCCGAGAAGTTGTGCGGCGAAATTCGCTCTCACCACGATTTTCCGGTTCCGGACATACCCGTGCCGGGAACCAGAAGCCGGCCTTTTTTGAAAATCCAGGACGGATGCAACGCATTCTGCACCTATTGCATTGTGCCCTACACCCGGGGGCCAAGCCGGAGCATGCCCTGGGACGCGGTCCTGCGGCATGTTGCCCACCTCACCGGCCAGGGATTCGGCGAAATCGTATTCACCGGCATCCACCTGGGCTATTACGGGCAGGACCTGGATCCGCCCACGGACCTGGTTTCCTTACTGAAGGAGTTGGAGGGCCGCATGGAGTCAGGCAGGCTCCGTTTAAGCTCCATTGAGCCCAAGGAAGTCAGCCAGGATCTTTTGGACCTTATGGCCGGCTCAAAGCGGATTTGCCCGCACCTTCACCTGCCTCTGCAGAGCGGAGACAGCGAGATCCTGGAAAGAATGAACCGCCCCTATTCCGCGGAGTTTTTCGAAGAGCTTGTCCACAACGTCAGAAAAGCGCTGCCCGAGGCGGGAATCGGCGTGGACGTGTTGGTGGGCTTTCCCGGCGAGACCGAGGAGCATTTCAAGACGGCCCTATCCCTGCTGGAAAGGCTGCCCGCCTCTTATTTCCATGTTTTTCCCTATTCCCAGAGGCAGGGAACGCCGGCCGCCAAGTTTCCGGATCAGGTTCCGCCGGACGTATTGGCCAAACGGACCAAAATCATTCGCGACCTGGGGGGCTTAAAGCGCCTGGCCTTTCATGCGGGAATCATCGGCAAGACTGTGGAGGTTTGCGTGGAAGGCAGGAAGGACGCCAAGACCGGCCTGCATAAGGGGGTGGCGCGCAATTACGTCCCCGTGCTTTTTTCCGCGGATGCGCCGCCGGTCAAGTCCAGCCTGGTCAGGGTGAAGGCCGAAAAGCTCACCCCCAAAGGCCGGGTTATCGGGACCCTGGAATGAAAAAAGGCGGCTTACAAAGCCGCCTTTTTTCGTTGTATATCTGCAAAAAGCCTTGTTATTCCTTGGCTTTTTCCTCTTCTTCGGCAGGAGCCTCTTCCTCTGCAGCTTCTTCTTCTGCAGGAGCTTCCTCTTCTGCGGGAGCTTCTTCTTCCGCAGGAGCGGCTTCCTCTTCCGCAGGAGCTTCCTCTGCAGGAGCCGCTTCCACGGCTTCAGCGGCCGGAGCTTCTTCTACAGGAGCGGCTTCCTTGGCGGGAGCGGCGGGTTTGGCTTCTTTGTCAGCCTTGGCTTTGCCCAAAGCGGTGAAGCGGCTTAACCAAGAGCCTTTTTCGC is from Desulfatibacillum aliphaticivorans DSM 15576 and encodes:
- a CDS encoding glycosyltransferase family 39 protein gives rise to the protein MALLGAVFATAFLVRLFYCLEISRTPLFSLLMNDAASYDAWAREIAGGDWLGDKVFYQAPLYPYFLGAVYRIFGPDLFTVRLIQAAIGSITCVLTAAAGKRYFSLNAGAVAGFLMALYPPAVYFDVLIQKTVLALFFTALFLYIAGKGKDAPSRFVWLASGVCLGLLCLVRENALLLVFLAGLWIFWGYGDQSRRKRLSWALAFFLGTALILIPVGVRNQVVGGRFFITTSQFGPNFYIGNNPEANGMYMPLVEGRGMTEFEREDATRLAQEAEGRELTPAQVSRYWTGKALDFILSSPGHWAALMLQKSWLFWNATELPDTECQYIYEKHSRILGAIAENFHFGILLPLAVFGVCVAIRDKKSLGLLYVSAAGFFASTILFYVFARYRAPIIPILAIFAGAGLAGAAPMLMAWRIKQLALCLASALVIALLVNQPLPFKNQMTSMAFYNAGTTLYNQGRENVSIPYFREAIRLDPEFAFAHYNLALALERLGRNSEALVQYTQAVRLNPDADRHRIRLDMLRKKMNGADD
- a CDS encoding secondary thiamine-phosphate synthase enzyme YjbQ → MKSYRKELWFEIPARRGFVNITRTVQECVADSGIREGLVLCNAMHITASVFINDDESGLHHDYEVWLEKLAPHAPVEQYRHNVGEDNADAHMKRQIMGREVVVAITDGLLDLGTWEQIFYGEFDGRRRKRVLVKIIGE
- a CDS encoding tetratricopeptide repeat protein; the encoded protein is MSLTRRSTFFGFVLAIIVFGAFYPALHGGFIWDDDHYVTANPALTAHDGLSRIWFDREATPQYYPLVHTLYRLEHNLWGFNPLGYHAVNLCLHILAALLLWRALFLLQIPGAWLAALLFAVHPVQVETVAWITERKNVLSGVFYLGSGLCLLRYFFPSGDEAPSSPWYWAGLVLYVCALLSKTTSATLPLAVMVVLWFKRGRVSLKESACLAPFIALGLIFGLHTAWLEVHHVGAWGEDWALSPAQKIILAGRSSWFYALKLLAPVNLAFNYPRWNLDASRWVLYLYPAGMILLTGLLWRLRKRISRGPFAGMLFYLIGLFPALGFFRVYPFRYSYVADHFQYLACIGLLALVGAAAVRLYKRSPVPAAILSGLIITGLCVLTWNQTLLFKDSQTLWERTLEINPHSYQAHNDLGAILAGQGKLDEAVEHFRQAAAIQPDYPEAWNNLSQAAFAAGDYAQAKALAEKALSLDPVNALGHWNAGMACLRLNDRHCALRHFAWATASDPDWGRANLMLAKLLAAKGHPEKARVFFENALAFMPQSLEVHLVFAQVLEDLGEYRQALGLYDQALLLDSDNPAVLYGKAQALFHAGYRTEGAALMKILTVSAPDNPGVNYNYGLMLLALGDGARAQAYLEKALAAKPDFLEAQKALEIARRIKNPLQ
- a CDS encoding SapC family protein, which produces MAEQGIYKNPIFLNSVTHKSVKVAPVKDYSFASKLNSVVIVGQEFLEAAKFFPVVFTRAGEDQIVPVAILGLRNEENLFVGKDGKWKEGSYMPAYFRRYPFVLASNVGEDASYAVCVDSNFEGFGKSEGMALFDDDGKQTDEFKRVVQFLQNYQVQHEATKEMVKLLQEYELFKDVSANITLPKGEKIGFGRLLMVDEMGIFNLDDEKIVNLVRTGYLAWIYSHLYSLSNFRSLMGMIK
- a CDS encoding NIL domain-containing protein; translated protein: MVKDTYSKMLILRFPKGRADSPVVCNLAREYDLTFNILNATIYPRKEGVMVLQLFGTPQNFERGMAYLKQEGIKVQKTEEEIGRNEDVCTHCGTCTAVCPTGALSVSRPDMHVVFDQEKCSVCKLCVRVCPPRAMNLHPVDDLLPEV
- the mtaB gene encoding tRNA (N(6)-L-threonylcarbamoyladenosine(37)-C(2))-methylthiotransferase MtaB, which codes for MPKTFYINTLGCKVNQYESDNLACILEKAGMTRVGEKQKADVVVVNTCTVTHKASTQSRQALRQAIKAHKGALVLATGCYAQSEPEALESIKGVSFVVDNTQRHLIPQIIEKESPRKSAEKLCGEIRSHHDFPVPDIPVPGTRSRPFLKIQDGCNAFCTYCIVPYTRGPSRSMPWDAVLRHVAHLTGQGFGEIVFTGIHLGYYGQDLDPPTDLVSLLKELEGRMESGRLRLSSIEPKEVSQDLLDLMAGSKRICPHLHLPLQSGDSEILERMNRPYSAEFFEELVHNVRKALPEAGIGVDVLVGFPGETEEHFKTALSLLERLPASYFHVFPYSQRQGTPAAKFPDQVPPDVLAKRTKIIRDLGGLKRLAFHAGIIGKTVEVCVEGRKDAKTGLHKGVARNYVPVLFSADAPPVKSSLVRVKAEKLTPKGRVIGTLE
- the mnmA gene encoding tRNA 2-thiouridine(34) synthase MnmA; protein product: MASRIAIAMSGGVDSMISAYLLKQTCRDMVGIHFITGFENEGAPPGPDGVPEPLARASKELDLPIEVVNLQEEFHTHVVAPFVDTYLKGRTPNPCMVCNRTVKFGALLDAARNRFNAEKIATGHYARVCPDSAGRFRLVKGADLKKDQSYFLGFLSQAQLGAAVFPLGEFTKDQIREKAVELGLDKYTKPESQETCFIADDRYRDFLQNQPGFPSRPGDVVNVQGEVIGRHQGVFAFTIGQRRGINIPASEAYYVQAIDPAANRITVCFKSGLLSRGVHVTGVNWIVPPQKNAFEAATRIRYRHKEAASAIEVLEDGTVNVWFDEPQSAVTPGQGAVFYQEDEVLGAGWIDKPLNQ